One window of the Rosa rugosa chromosome 3, drRosRugo1.1, whole genome shotgun sequence genome contains the following:
- the LOC133740886 gene encoding pentatricopeptide repeat-containing protein At1g43980, mitochondrial: MQSLFKQVNGLHKTSLPYYSHLIDHCLSLKSFTHVKILHARLVKVGLNTHTFLGNRFLDVYFRFGSLFDALRVFDEINCKNIVSRNIFLNGLCRFGEFEKAQQVFDEMPERDVVSWNSMISGYVSCGLVGNAMGMFSKMQSSGVRPSEYTFSIMMSVVSCAGRAKQVHGGMIRKGVDLSNVVLGNSLIGMYGKIGLMDYAFGVFLTMKEVDVISWNTLIWGSHRSGYEELAVDQFVVMRSTEHSPDEFTISTVINVCCNLLDLERGKQIIAFSFKVGFFSNSIVSSAAIDMFSKCNRLEDAVRLFHELSWWDSAVCNSMISSYARHGCAENAVLLFVLTLRKNLRPTEFTLSSVLSCMSTFLPVEQGFQIHSWVIKLGFESDAIVASSLVEFYTKLGLINHAMKIFASMGVKDLISWNTMIMGLAHNGKLFETLDTFKELVSEGMPADNVTLTGVLLACNFGSFVDEGMSIFRSMEKEYGIKPAEEHYTCIIELLTRVGKLKAAMDIVAAMPYEPSSVIWESMLRACAIQQDIKITERVAQLMMKSEPQSCLPYLVLARAYEMRGRWESMIRVTKEMKHKGVKNVVGCSWIEIQKHVYTFKADQLQHHRGKDIYMILRLLSWEMEADCYIDNLTKWC, from the coding sequence ATGCAATCGCTTTTCAAACAAGTCAATGGGCTTCATAAAACCTCACTCCCCTACTACTCCCATCTCATAGACCACTGTTTGTCCCTCAAATCCTTCACCCACGTCAAAATTTTACATGCCCGGTTGGTAAAAGTGGGACTCAATACCCACACCTTTCTGGGTAATCGTTTTCTCGACGTTTACTTTCGGTTTGGTTCGCTTTTCGATGCATTGAGAGTGTTTGATGAGATTAACTGCAAGAACATTGTGTCTAGGAACATCTTCTTGAATGGTTTGTGTCGATTTGGCGAGTTTGAGAAGGCACAGcaggtgttcgatgaaatgcctgAGAGAGATGTGGTTAGTTGGAACTCGATGATTTCGGGTTACGTTTCGTGTGGATTGGTTGGTAATGCAATGGGGATGTTTTCGAAAATGCAGAGTTCAGGTGTGAGACCGAGTGAGTACACGTTTTCGATTATGATGTCAGTTGTGTCCTGCGCTGGTCGTGCGAAGCAAGTTCATGGTGGTATGATCAGGAAGGGTGTGGATTTATCGAATGTGGTACTTGGGAATTCGTTGATTGGTATGTATGGAAAGATTGGTTTGATGGATTATGCTTTTGGAGTGTTTTTGACTATGAAGGAGGTGGATGTCATTTCTTGGAACACTTTGATTTGGGGTTCTCATAGATCAGGGTATGAAGAATTGGCCGTAGATCAGTTTGTTGTTATGAGAAGCACTGAGCATTCCCCTGATGAGTTTACGATATCAACTGTGATCAATGTTTGTTGTAACTTGCTTGATTTGGAAAGGGGTAAGCAAATTATTGCTTTCAGCTTCAAGGTGGGATTCTTTTCTAATAGCATTGTATCAAGTGCTGCTATTGACATGTTTTCCAAATGCAACAGATTGGAGGATGCGGTCCGGCTCTTTCACGAACTAAGCTGGTGGGATTCAGCCGTTTGCAATTCCATGATTTCAAGCTATGCAAGGCATGGTTGTGCGGAGAATGCCGTGCTGCTTTTTGTGCTGACCTTGAGAAAGAATCTCAGGCCAACTGAGTTTACTCTTAGCAGTGTACTGAGCTGTATGTCCACTTTTCTTCCAGTTGAGCAGGGTTTCCAAATCCATTCTTGGGTTATTAAGTTAGGCTTTGAGTCAGATGCTATTGTCGCTAGTTCACTGGTTGAATTTTACACTAAACTTGGATTAATAAATCATGCCATGAAAATCTTTGCAAGTATGGGGGTGAAAGATTTGATATCTTGGAACACCATGATTATGGGTTTGGCTCACAATGGTAAATTATTTGAGACCCTGGACACATTCAAGGAATTAGTTAGTGAAGGTATGCCGGCAGATAATGTAACATTAACTGGAGTTTTATTAGCTTGCAACTTTGGGAGCTTTGTGGATGAGGGTATGTCAATATTTAGGTCCATGGAGAAGGAATATGGGATCAAACCTGCGGAAGAGCATTATACGTGCATAATAGAGTTGTTGACTCGTGTAGGTAAACTCAAAGCAGCAATGGATATAGTAGCAGCAATGCCTTATGAACCTAGTTCTGTGATATGGGAATCAATGCTTCGTGCTTGTGCGATTCAGCAAGACATCAAAATTACTGAAAGAGTTGCACAACTGATGATGAAGTCAGAACCGCAGTCATGTCTACCTTATTTGGTGCTAGCTCGAGCGTATGAAATGAGAGGAAGATGGGAAAGCATGATTCGAGTTACAAAAGAGATGAAACATAAAGGCGTAAAGAACGTTGTCGGATGTAGTTGGATTGAGATACAGAAACATGTATATACTTTTAAGGCAGACCAATTGCAGCATCATAGAGGTAAAGACATTTATATGATATTGAGATTACTGTCTTGGGAAATGGAAGCTGATTGTTACATTGACAATCTAACGAAGTGGTGCTAA
- the LOC133739896 gene encoding DEAD-box ATP-dependent RNA helicase 47B encodes MPALISSRLLIFGESLSFHKFSNVSRNAWFGRSVCSLSLGSLGFRSDIETVDKKETNEVTRLSSFKGVPKSKAKVVRSNVIKAAGAHSSLEIESTLFNAKSFSELGLPPLLIERLESQGFRTPTDVQSTAIPTILKDHDVVIQSYTGSGKTLAYLLPILSEVGPLKERPSDGDGEYGKRTDIEAVIVAPSRELGMQIVREFEKILGPANKKMVQQLVGGANRSRQEEALKKNKPAIVVGTPGRIAEISAAGKLHTHGCRFLVLDEVDQLLSFNFREDMHRILEHVGRKSSAESHGPKGSLAKRAERQTILVSATVPFSVIRAASSWGRDPLLVQAKNVIPLDSISPSGPTTLSGHSTSTNSTSNLQGHSAIESLPPSLKHYYCVTKLQHKVDALRRCVHALDAKSVIAFMNHTKQLKDTVFKLEARGMTASELHGDLGKLGRATTMKKFKKGEVRILVTNELSARGLDVAECDLVVNLDLPTDTIHYAHRAGRTGRLGRKGTVVTMCEESEVFVVRKLQKQLGIPIPACEFTEGKLVITEEEKALPALRA; translated from the exons ATGCCAGCATTAATCTCGTCAAGGTTGCTAATTTTCGGAGAGTCTCTGTCCTTCCACAAGTTTTCAAATGTATCTAGGAATGCGTGGTTCGGCAGAAGTGTATGTAGTCTGAGTCTTGGAAGCCTTGGCTTCAGAAGTGATATTGAAACAGTAGATAAAAAGGAAACCAATGAAGTTACGCGGTTGAGTTCTTTTAAAGGGGTTCCCAAAAGTAAGGCCAAGGTGGTTAGAAGCAATGTAATCAAGGCAGCTGGGGCGCACAGCTCTCTTGAAATAGAGTCAACTCTCTTTAATGCAAAATCATTTTCTGAGCTTGGCCTCCCTCCTTTGTTGATAGAGAGGTTAGAGAGTCAAGGCTTCAGGACTCCAACCGATGTTCAGTCCACTGCAATTCCAACGATTCTCAAAGATCATGATGTTGTGATTCAGTCTTACACGGGTTCGGGAAAAACATTAGCCTATCTTCTTCCTATCCTCTCTGAAGTAGGCCCCCTAAAGGAGAGACCATCTGATGGTGATGGTGAATATGGGAAGAGAACAGACATAGAAGCAGTTATTGTGGCTCCTTCCAGGGAGCTGGGCATGCAGATTGTAAGGGAGTTCGAAAAGATATTAGGACCTGCAAACAAGAAAATGGTTCAGCAGCTTGTAGGGGGTGCAAATCGATCAAGACAAGAAGAAGCACTTAAGAAGAATAAGCCTGCCATTGTTGTTGGGACACCAGGCAGGATTGCAGAGATTAGTGCAGCGGGGAAGCTTCACACCCACGGCTGCCGTTTCTTGGTCTTAGATGAGGTTGATCAACtgctttcttttaattttcggGAGGACATGCACCGGATATTGGAACACGTAGGGAGGAAGTCCAGTGCAGAGTCACATGGACCAAAAGGCTCACTTGCCAAGCGAGCTGAGCGTCAGACTATTTTGGTTTCAGCAACAGTACCATTTTCAGTGATAAGGGCAGCCAGTAGCTGGGGGCGCGATCCACTTCTGGTCCAAGCCAAAAATGTCATTCCCCTTGATTCCATCTCGCCCTCTGGACCCACTACATTGTCAGGACATTCGACCAGTACAAACTCAACCTCAAATTTGCAGGGTCATTCTGCAATAGAAAGCCTACCTCCATCTCTTAAACACTACTACTGTGTAACAAAACTACAACACAAGGTTGATGCATTGAGAAGATGTGTTCATGCTCTGGATGCCAAATCTGTCATAGCCTTCATGAACCACACTAAGCAGCTAAAAGATACCGTCTTCAAGCTGGAGGCCCGTGGAATGACAGCGTCAGAGCTACATGGGGATCTTGGTAAACTTGGTAGGGCAACAACtatgaaaaaattcaaaaagggGGAGGTGAGAATTCTGGTGACAAATGAACTTTCAGCAAGGGGATTGGATGTGGCAGAATGTGATCTTGTTGTCAATCTGGACTTACCCACTGACACAATTCATTATGCACATCGAGCTGGTCGGACTGGTCGTCTTGGCAGGAAGGGCACTGTGGTAACAATGTGCGAAGAATCAGAAGTTTTCGTTGTAAGGAAACTGCAGAAGCAGCTTGGCATTCCCATTCCAGCTTGTGAGTTTACAGAAGGCAAGCTTGTCATCACCGAAGAAGAGAAGGCTCTACCAGCTCTGAG GGCATGA